CCATGCCACCTTCTGCTAGAAGAATTCCACCGGGTAACTTAACAACTTCATTTAATCCTATGAGATTGGGCTGAGGCAGGGAAGATAAATTGATCAGAAGACCATTTGGATCCTGCCAGATTTCACTCCCACTGGGGTATAAATATCGGTCTGCCAGTTGCGCATTCACAGCTAATCCCCTAACATGGAGAACATTGTACTCAAGATGTCGTGTCGTCTGCGTAAAAAACGATAGAAGGTGGAGATCGTCACGGAGTCACCAGCCTTTTTTACTCAGGCCTGGATCTGCTCCAGCCAGCCTTCCAGGGTGTAGCGCGGGTCGCCGGTCTCCTCTGGACGGAGGCATGCCAGGTCGGTGCGGTGTATGGGCCGGATGCCGAGGTCGGGAAGGGTGGCGCCGCGCTGGTGGAGATCGGTGCCGTAGAGTTTTTCCAGGATGACGCCGTTGGCGTCGCACCAGTCGCCCGAGTTGAGGGTGGGCAGGCTCTCTTCGGGGTCGAAACCGGGGGCGCCGAGGTGGCGGTGGATCCATTTTAGGGCGACGGTGTAGCCGAAGTAGGGTCGATGCCCTCCCGCTGGTTCGAACCAGCAAGCGATGTGGCCGTCCGGGAAATTCGGAGCCGCGCCGGCCACGGCGTTCCGGGTACCTTCCCACGCGGCACTGTCTCCCTCTGTGTCGATGATGACATCGGCGTCGCCGTTGAGGATGAGGACGGCGCAGTGGGGCGCAGCCAGGGAGAGAAATTCTGGCCAGGTACAGAGGGTGCGCAGGCGCTGATTTGGGACGCGGGTGCAGAACTTGCCGGTGACCGTCATGGTGTCGCACAGCGCCCAACCGGAGACCAGGGCCAGCTTGAGGCGGGTGTCGAGGGCCAGCATCCAGGAGGCCTTGGCACCGCCGAGGGAGTTTCCCGCCACACCGACGCGCTCCGGGTCGATGTCGCTCCGGGTGAAGAGAAAATCGATGCCCCGCATCGTGTCGAAGACGAGCTTGCCCATGATGAGCCGGCCAGCATCATCGGCGCAGGTGTGGACTTCTTCAGGATCGTGTGCCCGGGTACCCAGGTCGCCGCAGATGTGCCGCTCTTCTTCTCCGACCGGGTCCAGAACCAGGCAAGCCAGTCCGAGTTTGGCGTAGAGTTGGGGGATGTAGGTGTACTGCCACTGGCTTTTGCTGCCGCCGTGGCCGCAGGTGATTACGATGGATGGCATGGGTGCGGTGGGGTGTGCCGGTCGATAGAGTACGGAGGGGACGCGGGAACCCGGTTCGCTCGTCCAGATCCATTTTTCGACGACGATTCCATCCCGTTCGATCTGTCCGCGGAATTCCGGAGCCAGGTCGCAGCGGACCGTGGGGATGCCCAGGAGGTCGTGCAGGGCGCGGCGCAGGGATTCGGTTTGCATGGGAATGTTCTTTGGAAGGGCAGCGGGATGGTAGCGTGCCGTGAGACGATGAAGGGCCAGCCCGTAGATCGGCTCGCCCGAAAAGATTGGTGGAGGCGGCGGGAATCGAACCCGCGTCCGAAAGCGGTTTGATAACGGCATCTACGTGTGTAGTCTATTCACTTAGAATCTCGCACCCCGCGCCCCAACAGACAGGGTCGCTGAGGTGCCAGCCCGATGGTTGGGGCTGTGGCCCGCTCTCATCCGGAGGCCCTCGAGCGGAAACCCCCGCACCAGCCTGCTCTCGTCGGCACTCTGCCCAGACCACGCAGGCAAGGTCTGAGAGAACGGACTGCGTAACGGTTAGTTAGGCAGCCATTGCGTACGTGTTATCGTCCGCAGTTGCGTTTTTTCCCAATTGTTTTACGAGGTGATTGGGTACCTCGACACGCAGCTATTATCTCTCCACCCCCGTCGAAGCCGTGTCGCCCCCAGCACGTTTAAAAATATATCTAAGTTAATCCTTCCAGTCAAGCGGTCTCCAGCCTAATTCTCCCTGAACCACTCTATTGTCTGTCGCAATCCCTGCTCTGGCGTCACTTTGGGTTCCCATCTCAGGAGTTT
This sequence is a window from Gemmatimonadota bacterium. Protein-coding genes within it:
- a CDS encoding acetylxylan esterase encodes the protein MQTESLRRALHDLLGIPTVRCDLAPEFRGQIERDGIVVEKWIWTSEPGSRVPSVLYRPAHPTAPMPSIVITCGHGGSKSQWQYTYIPQLYAKLGLACLVLDPVGEEERHICGDLGTRAHDPEEVHTCADDAGRLIMGKLVFDTMRGIDFLFTRSDIDPERVGVAGNSLGGAKASWMLALDTRLKLALVSGWALCDTMTVTGKFCTRVPNQRLRTLCTWPEFLSLAAPHCAVLILNGDADVIIDTEGDSAAWEGTRNAVAGAAPNFPDGHIACWFEPAGGHRPYFGYTVALKWIHRHLGAPGFDPEESLPTLNSGDWCDANGVILEKLYGTDLHQRGATLPDLGIRPIHRTDLACLRPEETGDPRYTLEGWLEQIQA